DNA from Deltaproteobacteria bacterium:
CACGAGCGTCCCGAGCAGGTTGCGAATCCCATCCGACTCGCTCGTCACGACAGGAGTTCCGCAAGCCAACAGTTCGAACACGCGCCGCGAGCACATGGTTGGCGATCGCTTGACCGAGTTGACGTTCAGGAACACCTTGTAGCCGCGGTAGGCCGACAGCATCCGGTCGTAGTCGAGGCTGCCCCGGACAGCCCGCCGATACGGCTCGGGGAACGCGAACTTTTCCGCATCCGCCGTCCCGTGGTAGCGGTCGAAAATATCGAGACCGTGAGCCAGCGCAGGGCCGAGCAGCATCTCACTGTCGGCGACGCGCTCCGGATACTTGTCCGCGCGCCACGAGCCGGCGAAGCACACGCTGCCGGCTCGGTCGACGCCGTCCTGGCACGGGTTGTGGATGGCCGGCTGAGCCGCGAATGGGAGCGCGAAGACTCGCTCGTGCCCGAGCAGGGCACGGTAACGCGGAATGCAGTCCGCGTCGGTGGTGAAGACGTAGTCAAAGTCGGCGGCCACATCCTTGAACGTGTCGAAGTTGGCGGGATCCTCCTTGTTCCAAAACACCCGAGGAATCCCCTGTTGTTTGCACCAAGCCAACACGTCGCGAAGCGGATTGTCCGGCCTGTCCGCGTAGTTCGTCATCAAGTACTTCCACTCGCCGCCGTTGCCGCGCCACGCCGATTCACACAGCAGCAGGGCCGGACGTTCGCGCATCAGTTGGTCGCGCCAGCCGGCGCGCGTGAGCGGCACGAGCCGAGCTTCGTACTGAAAACAATGCTCGGAGAACGTGTCCAAAATCGTGGCGATGGGGATCCCCCGCGTCCCGGGCTGAATCACCGGCCGATAGGGGCGAAACTGCGGTGCACGATCCGGCCGCGGCCGCACGGGGCGCGTGACCGGCTGATCCAGAACCGCGCGACGAATCCGCGCATAGGATTTTCGCAACGCGGTGCTCGGATCTTCGACGATGCGCCTGCTCTTCGTCTCGCGGCGAACCGAGTCGACGAGCGCCGACAGCCCCCGTCGAAGCGGGCCGCCCGCGTAGCGGGGACCGGCGATCGCCGCGCCGACCGCACCGGATTTTGCGGCGGCTGTCGCCCCCTTCGCCTGCGGCGTCGTCGCCGCAGCCGCTTGCGCTGCGGTCGCCTTTCGCAGCCGCGCCTCGAGCGACTTGCGCGTTCGAGTGAGTTCGTCGATCTGCTTGCGCGCCGCCCGAAGTTGATTGTCGAGCGCGTCGGCGCGCTCCGCGAGCGCGTCGGCGCGCTCCGCGAGCGCGTCGGCACGCTCCGCGAGGGTCTCGGCGCGCTCCGCGTGCCGCTCGACAGCGGCGGCCGCCTCCTTCAACTGCTCGGACAGAGTTCGGATGCGCCGCGCCCGGTCGCCGAGCGTTTCGTACGCGCGCCACTCCTTCGTAAGAAACGCGCGCTCCGACAGCGCGAGCAGTTCGGCCGGCGACAGCGGATCCGGACGCGCGCCCTGGGCTCCGGCCGGCGCCGCGGCGCCGCCAGCCGTGCAGCGGATGTAGCCATCGACGACATCGAGCTCGTGCGGAACACACAGCCCCTCGATGACCGCACTGAGGTCGGACAGGTAAAGGGTCGACTTGTGGTCGTCGTGAACGTGCAACCCGAACGGCGTGGTAATGACGACGAGCCCCTCGTCGGTTAGCAGCGCACACGCGCGCTGCAGCAACCGGCGCGGCTGCGTCTGGTGTTCGAGGATCTCGCCGAGCAG
Protein-coding regions in this window:
- a CDS encoding methyltransferase domain-containing protein, whose amino-acid sequence is MSHHDRVTELYRGEIMSREASRICRDRIHWMCSRIRGQRVLDVGCSQGIASILAAREGYDVIGVDVDAEAIEYARAALADEPVAVRERVRFLCADIYSVDLGEDRFDTVLLGEILEHQTQPRRLLQRACALLTDEGLVVITTPFGLHVHDDHKSTLYLSDLSAVIEGLCVPHELDVVDGYIRCTAGGAAAPAGAQGARPDPLSPAELLALSERAFLTKEWRAYETLGDRARRIRTLSEQLKEAAAAVERHAERAETLAERADALAERADALAERADALDNQLRAARKQIDELTRTRKSLEARLRKATAAQAAAATTPQAKGATAAAKSGAVGAAIAGPRYAGGPLRRGLSALVDSVRRETKSRRIVEDPSTALRKSYARIRRAVLDQPVTRPVRPRPDRAPQFRPYRPVIQPGTRGIPIATILDTFSEHCFQYEARLVPLTRAGWRDQLMRERPALLLCESAWRGNGGEWKYLMTNYADRPDNPLRDVLAWCKQQGIPRVFWNKEDPANFDTFKDVAADFDYVFTTDADCIPRYRALLGHERVFALPFAAQPAIHNPCQDGVDRAGSVCFAGSWRADKYPERVADSEMLLGPALAHGLDIFDRYHGTADAEKFAFPEPYRRAVRGSLDYDRMLSAYRGYKVFLNVNSVKRSPTMCSRRVFELLACGTPVVTSESDGIRNLLGTLVRTVSSSEEAEREIGRLLADDGYRARMAHAGYRDVLTHHTYGDRLREILRQVGIADDASEAPLVTILAPTQRPDRLDNLVANIRRQIHRPIEVIVLLNHRGFDRQAVEKRFATLPNVQIHELPEELTLAECLNFGVDHASGEWIAKFDDDDLYGPHFLSDLLLARSYTDAPVLGKRSFFAYLENSDCMAMRFPGNSHRHVDFVHGATLVVRRDVFDQFRFTPVRQGTDTLFLRACRQAGLRVYSADPYNFIHVRHGDVQQHTWRISEKEFLSKCRVVRSGLDTAEVMI